CGCGCTGGCCGGCATCGATCCAGTGCGCCGGCAGGCCAAACGCCGGGTCGGTGGTGGCGGTGCCGATCAGCGGCGTCGTGATGCCGCCGGGGTTGATGGCCAGGAACATGCCCGGGTGTGCCTCGCCCTCGCCGACCACCACGCCGCGCAGCGTGATGCGGTAGGCGCTGGGCTTGAGCTCCAGGTTGTCGCGCACGTGGACGGCGGGCGGCAGAAAGCCCACCTCCTGCGCGAACTTGCGCCGCACGCCCTTGATGCGCGTGAGCAAGTCGCCCTGGCGGCTCTTGTCCACCAGTGCAATCAGGCGGTAGCCCAGCTCCAGGCCGAGCAGGTCGATGGGCTGCAGATCGTCCCAGGTGGCCTCGCCGTCGCCCGCCGGGGCGGCAGGTGCCTCCTCGACCGGGGCCGGGCGGCTCTGGCGCTGGTGCAGCAGCCAGGCGGTCCAGCACAGGGCGCCCCCCATGATCAGGAACACGGCGTGCGGCATCCCCGGAATCAGCCCCAGCAGCACCAGGATGGCGCCGGCCACGCCCAGCACGCGCGGCGACATGAACAGCTGCTGCACGATCTGCTGGCCCATGTCGTTGTCCTTGCCGACGCGCGAGATGACCATCGCGGCGGCCACGGAAATGAGCAGGCCCGGAATCTGCGCCACCAGCGCATCGCCCACGGCCAGCAGGATGTAGCTGTCGGCGGCGGCGCCGGCGGACAGGCCGTGCTGCAACATGCCGATGGCGAAGCCGCCGATGATGTTGATGATCAGGATCAGGATGCCGGCGATGGCGTCGCCGCGCACGAACTTGCTGGCGCCGTCCATGGAGCCAAAGAAGTTGGCCTCCTCCTGCACCTCGGCGCGGCGGCGCTTGGCCTCCTTTTCATCGATCAGGCCGGCGTTGAGGTCGGCGTCCACCGCCATCTGCTTGCCCGGCATGGCATCCAGCGTGAAGCGCGCCGAGACCTCGGCGATGCGCTCGGCGCCCTTGGTCACCACGACGAAGTTGATGACCACCAGGATGGCGAACACGATCAGGCCGACGGCGAAGTTGCCGCCGATCAAAAAATGCCCGAAGGCCTCAATCACCTTGCCGGCAGCGCCCGGGCCGGTATGGCCGTCGAGCAGCACCACGCGGGTGGAGGCGACGTTGAGCGACAGGCGCATCAGCGTGGTGAGCAGCAGCACGGTCGGAAACGCCGCGAAATCCAGCGGCCGCAGCATGTAGGCCGCCACCATCATGACCATCAGCGCCACGGCGATGTTGAGCGTGAAGAAGGTGTCCAGCAGCCACGCCGGCATGGGCAGCACCATCAGCGCCAGGATGGCAACCACCAGCAGCGGCGCCGACAGCCCGGGCAGGGCGCCGGCCCACTGGCGCATCGAAGGGGCCGGGGAGAGGGAAGGTGACGTCATGGCCTTGGCTTCAAACGGATGTCATGCAGCGCCCTGGCGGCGGGCGGTCGGAATGCGGCGCAGTGCCTGCGGCGAATGCGGATCGAGCTCGGGCGGCACCTGCGGCTCGGGCTGGGCCTCCAGCAGCGCCTTGGAGCTGCGCATGGCGGCCTTCAGGCGATAGACGTAAGCCAGCACCTGAGCGACGGCGGTGTAGAGCTGCGTCGGGATGGGCTGATCGAGCTCGGCGTGGGCGTACAGCGCGCGCGCCAGCACCGGCGACTGCAGCACCGGCACGTCGTGCTGGCGCGCCAGGTCGCGAATCTTGAAGGCCAGCAGATCTGTGCCTCGGGAGATGACCTGCGGCGCGGCCATGCTGGCCTCGTCGTACTTGAGCGCCACGGCGTAGTGCGTCGGGTTCATGAGCACGAAGTCGGCCTTGGGCACGGCGGCGATGCTCATGCCGTCGGCGATCTCGCGCGCCTTCTGGCGCATCCGGCCCTTGAGCTGCGGGTTGCCGTCGGAGTCCTTGTGCTCCTGCTTGACCTCCTCATGGCTCATCTTCAGGCGCGACTTGAAGAAGAAGGCCTGCAGCGGCACGTCCACCACGGCGAACAGGAACACCACCAGCAGAAGCAGCGCCATGCCCGAGACGATCCACTGCCCGGCCTGGCGCAGCGCCACCGGCGAGGGCTGCAGCACCAGTTGCGCCATGCGCTCGATGTCGCTGGCCATGAACTTCCAGGCCACGAAGGCCAGGATGGCCGTCATCAAGACCATCTTGGAGACGTTGGCCAGCTGCTGCTTGGAAAACAGGTTGGCAAAACCCTTGATCGGGTTGAGCCGGTTGAACTGCGGGCTGATGGGCTTGAGGCTCAGGATCAGGCCGCCGGCGCCCAGCGCCGCCAGTACCGAGGCCAGGCTGGTCAGCGCGGCAAAGCCGGCACTGCCGGCCACGCCCAGCAGCACCAGGGTTTTCAGGCGCAGCACCATGTCGCCGGGCGAGCGCACGGCCACGGCATCGAACACCAGGCTGTGGCGCATGGCGCGCTGCAGGTGCTCGACAAAGTACGGCAGCAGCACCAGCAGGGCCACCGCGCCCACGCCCAGGATGGCCAGGTGCGACAGGTCGCGCGAGCGCGCGGCCTGGCCGTCCTGGCGGGCCTTTTGCAGCTTGCGCTCGGTTGCGGGGAGATTCTTGTCCTGGGAGCTCATGGTGGCGTGACTTCTGGGTCACGCCATTGTCGGAAACCGCCGGTAAAGCTAAAGCCCGAATAGACGGGTTGCGAGGCCGTATTTCGGGCTTGTCAGGACATTCTTTGCGCTACTTAAAAGATAGCTATTAGCGCTTGCTGGGCAAGGGTTTGCGGCTGTTTTCGTCAAAAGCCCAGGCTGGCCAGCAAATCGTCCACCTGCGACTGGCTGGTGACCACGTCGGGCGTCGCTTCCGGGTTGACGACCGGGCCTTGCAGCGGCTCGGGGGCTGGCATGGCCGGCGCTGCGCTGCCCGGCGGCGCAGTCTGGATCAGCAGCTGCACCAGCTGCTCCTCCAGTGTCGAGGCCAGGCGCACCACGCGGGCGATGACTTGGCCGGTGAGGTCGTGGAAGTCCTGCGCCATCATGATTTCGGTCAGGTGCGTGTCGGCCTCTTGCGTCGCGCCCTCGATGTCCCCCAGGGCGTTATAGACCTCGCCCTTGGCCACGGCGGCCACCGGGTCGGCCACCAGCGCGGCGCGCACGCGGCGGGCCTCGCTGGCGATGTGGTCGTGCTGCGCCTTGGCCAGCTCCACGCGCGAGAGGACTTTTTCGGCCGCCTCGCCGGTCAGCCGGGCGATGTAGGACAGGCGGCTTTGCGCATCGGGCAGCTCGCCCATGCTGCCGCGCAATTGCTGGGCGTAGCCCAGTTCGTTGAGGGCGTTGTGCAACTGGCGCGTGAGCTGGCCGATCTTCAGGTGGACGCTTGTCCCTTCCCCGGCTGTCCCTGCCTCGCTGGCCGCCTGCATGTCACAGCCCCAGCTTCTGGATGATCAGGGTGATCTTCTCTTCCAGCGTGGCCTTGGTGAAGGGCTTGACGATGTAGCCGGCGGCGCCCTGCTGGGCGGCGGCCACGATGTCTTCCTTGCGCGCCTCGGCGGTGACCATCAGCACCGGCAGGTGCTTGAGTTTTTCGTCCTTCTTGATCTCGACCAGCAACTGAAAGCCGTTCATGTTGGGCATGTTGATATCGGTGATGACGAAGTCGAACTTCATGTTGCGCAGCTTGTTGAGCGCAACCACGCCGTCTTCGGCCTCTTCGGCATCGGCATAGCCGCTTTCCTTGAGCAGGTTGCGCACGATGCGGCGCATGGTGGAGAAATCGTCAACGATCAGGAAACGAAGGGCAGAGGACACGAAGGACCCTTTCGGTCGAAATTACAGGGCTGAATACAAAATCGCAGCGCCAAGGCTGCCCGCACGGATTGTCACGATAGCGCAGGCAGGCGGCAAGCAAGGGCTAACTGGCCGGCCCGGGGGCGGCATTGTCGGGTGTTTCGGCAGTCGGCTGCGGCAAGGGCAGGATCGGCAGGGGCACGTTGCGCCTGCCCAGCAGCCGCTCCTCGGCCTCGTGCGTGAGCACGGTGATGGTGATGCGCCGGTTGATGGCAGCGCGTGGGTCTTGCGGCTCCAGCAGGTCGCTGGCGGCCAGCCCGACCACGCGCCCGAGCTTGCCATCGGGCATCCCGGCGGCCACCAGCTCGCGGCGCGAGGCGTTGGCCCGGTCGGCCGACAGCTCCCAGTTGCTGTAGCCGCGGTCGCCATTGCCATAGGGCGTGGCATCGGTGTGGCCGGCCAGGCTGATGCGGTTTTCCACATTGCCCAGTGCCGCGCCGATCTCGCGCAGGATGTCGCGCATGTAGGGTTTGACCAGCGCGCTGCCGCTGTCGAACATGGGGCGGTTCTGGTCATCGACGATCTGGATCTGCAGGCCGTCGGGCGTCACGTCGATGCGGATCTGCGAGCGGTACTCGTTCAGGCGCGGGTTCTCGGTGATGATGGAGTCGATCTTGGCCTGCAGCGTGCGGATGCGCTGTGCATCCAGCCGGGCGCGCTCGGCGCGGGCCTGCTCCAGGCTGGTGCGGCGGTTGGTGGCGTTGTCGGAGTCGGAGCGGCGCACCTGGCCATGCACCTTGGACAGGTCGTTGCCGCCGCCCGGGATCACGCTGGAGCTGTTGCCCGAGCCGTCGCCCCCCTGCATGGCCACCTTCAGCGGCGACGCGAAATACGCGGCGATGCCCTGCAGCTCGCCCTTGGCCGTCGAGCCCAGCAGCCACATGAGCAGGAAGAACGCCATCATGGCCGTCACGAAGTCGGCATAGGCGATCTTCCAGGCGCCGCCATGGTGGCCGTGGCCGCCCTTCTTGACGCGCTTGATGATGATGGGTTGGAGCTTTTTCTCAGACATGGCGCAGCGTTGCGGCAGGCACTCTTGCAGGCACTGTCACTTCTTGCCCTTGACGTGGGCTTCGAGTTCCAGGAAGCCGGGCCTTTCGGTGGAAAACAGCACCTTGCGCCCGAACTCGATGGCCGTGGCCGGGTTGTAGCCCTGCATGCTCGCCAGCAGGGTGGACTTGATGCAGACGAACTCCTTGGCGGCGTCCTCGGCCTTTTGCTCCAGCAGGCCGGCCAGCGGCTCCACCGCGCCATAGGCCAGCAAGATGCCCAGGAAGGTGCCCACCAGGGCCGAGGCGATCATGCCGCCCAGCACGGCGGGCGGCTGGCCGACCGAGCCCATGGTGTTGACCACGCCCAGCACAGCGGCCACGATGCCGAAGGCCGGCAGCGCGCCGGCCAGTCGCGTCAGGGCATTGACGGGGGCGTGCGCCTCCTGGTGGTGGGTCTCGATCTCGGCGTCCATCAGCGACTCGATCTCGTGCGCGTTCAGGTTGCCCGAGACCATCATGCGCAGGTAGTCGGTGGTGAACTCGACGACGTGGTGGTCGCTGCCCACGGTGGGGAATTTCTTGAACAGCTCGGACTTTTCCGGCTCCTCCACGTCGCCTTCGATGGCCATCAGGCCTTCCTTGCGCGCCTTTTGCAAGATGGCGTAGAGCATGGCCAGCAGCTCCATGTAGCGCGCCTTGGTGTACTTGTTGCCCTTGAGCACCTGCGGCAGCGTGGCCAGCGTGGCCTTGAGCACCTTGGGCTGGTTGGTCACGATGAACGAGCCCACGGCGGCGCCGCCGATGGTGATCATCTCGAAGGGCAGGGCCTCCAGCAGAACGTCCATGTTGCCGCCGTGGGCGACGAAGACGCCGAACACGCAGCCGAAGGTGATGATGTAGCCGAGGATGACGAGCATGGTGCGGGCGATTGTGTCAGAGCGCACGCGCAGGCAAACCGAAGATCAGCCGCGCCTTGACCGGCTTATTCGGCCCTGTGGCGCAACTGCCACCGCTCTATGCTGGCGGCCATGAAAGCCGTACTGCTTGCCGGCGGGCTGGGCACCCGCATTTCCGAGGAGTCGCACCTGCGCCCCAAGCCCATGATCGAGATCGGCGGGCGGCCCATCCTGTGGCACATCATGAAGATCTACGCCGCCCACGGCATCAACGACTTCATCATCTGCCTGGGCTATCGCGGCTATGTCATCAAGGAATACTTCGCCAACTACTTCCTGCACATGTCGGACGTGACCTTCGATATGGTGGAAAACCGCATGGAAGTGCACCAGCGCCATGCCGAGCCGTGGCGCGTGACGCTGGTTGACACCGGCGCCGACACGCTGACCGGCGGGCGCCTGCGCCGCGTGCGCGAGTACCTGGCGCCTGATGAACCCTTTTGCTTCACCTACGGCGACGGCGTGGCCGACCTGGACATCACGGCGCAACTGGCTTTCCACCGCGCGCATGGGCGGCTGGCGACGGTCACGGCGGTGCAGCCGCCGGGGCGCTACGGCGCGCTGCTGCGCCAGGGCGACCAGGTCAGCGGCTTCGAGGAAAAGCCGCGCGGCGATGGCGGCTGGATCAACGGGGGCTTTTTCGTGCTGCAGCCGCAAGTGCTCGAACTGATCGCGGGTGATGCCACTTCCTGGGAGGAGGGGCCGATCGAGGAGCTGGCGCACCAGGGACAGTTGCAGGCGTTCGAGCACCGGGGCTTTTGGCAGCCCATGGACACGCTGCGCGACAAGAACCAGCTCGAAGAACTGTGGGCCAGCGGCCGGGCGCCCTGGAAGTGCTGGTGATGCAAGGCCTGAACGCCATGGACGCGCCTGCCTGCACCCCTGCTCCCGCAAGCGCCTTCTGGCGCGGCAAGCGCGTGCTGCTGACCGGCCACAGCGGCTTCAAGGGCGCCTGGCTGGCGTTGTGGCTACAGCGCCTGGGCGCCGAGGTTACCGGTCTGGCACTAGCGCCGGATACCGATCCTGCCCTGTTCACCCTGGCTCGCGTCGGGGATGGCCTGCACGCCAGCATCTGGTGCGACATACGGGGCGCTGCCGCTGTTGCCGGGTACGTGCGCCAGGTACGCCCGCAGATCGTGCTGCACCTGGCCGCACAGGCCTTGGTGCGCGCCGGCTATGCCGATCCGCTGGGCACCTGGGCCACCAATGTGCAAGGCACGGCCCAT
This portion of the Melaminivora jejuensis genome encodes:
- the flhA gene encoding flagellar biosynthesis protein FlhA translates to MTSPSLSPAPSMRQWAGALPGLSAPLLVVAILALMVLPMPAWLLDTFFTLNIAVALMVMMVAAYMLRPLDFAAFPTVLLLTTLMRLSLNVASTRVVLLDGHTGPGAAGKVIEAFGHFLIGGNFAVGLIVFAILVVINFVVVTKGAERIAEVSARFTLDAMPGKQMAVDADLNAGLIDEKEAKRRRAEVQEEANFFGSMDGASKFVRGDAIAGILILIINIIGGFAIGMLQHGLSAGAAADSYILLAVGDALVAQIPGLLISVAAAMVISRVGKDNDMGQQIVQQLFMSPRVLGVAGAILVLLGLIPGMPHAVFLIMGGALCWTAWLLHQRQSRPAPVEEAPAAPAGDGEATWDDLQPIDLLGLELGYRLIALVDKSRQGDLLTRIKGVRRKFAQEVGFLPPAVHVRDNLELKPSAYRITLRGVVVGEGEAHPGMFLAINPGGITTPLIGTATTDPAFGLPAHWIDAGQREAAQMAGFTVVDSETVMATHLSHLMQVQAAKLLSRTETQQLVEHVTRLAPKLIEEVVPKMVSITVFQKVLQLLLEEAVHIRDIRTIIETLAEHAASTQDPQELARRVRIALAPAIVQQIYGPTHELNVIAIEPGLERLLVQALGNASGPSLDPGVADLLTQKAAEVAIKQEEVGLPACLLVPDAIRSAISRLVRRVAPRLQVLAHSEIPETHTIRIGPILQGASA
- a CDS encoding flagellar biosynthesis protein FlhB; this translates as MSSQDKNLPATERKLQKARQDGQAARSRDLSHLAILGVGAVALLVLLPYFVEHLQRAMRHSLVFDAVAVRSPGDMVLRLKTLVLLGVAGSAGFAALTSLASVLAALGAGGLILSLKPISPQFNRLNPIKGFANLFSKQQLANVSKMVLMTAILAFVAWKFMASDIERMAQLVLQPSPVALRQAGQWIVSGMALLLLVVFLFAVVDVPLQAFFFKSRLKMSHEEVKQEHKDSDGNPQLKGRMRQKAREIADGMSIAAVPKADFVLMNPTHYAVALKYDEASMAAPQVISRGTDLLAFKIRDLARQHDVPVLQSPVLARALYAHAELDQPIPTQLYTAVAQVLAYVYRLKAAMRSSKALLEAQPEPQVPPELDPHSPQALRRIPTARRQGAA
- a CDS encoding protein phosphatase CheZ; the protein is MQAASEAGTAGEGTSVHLKIGQLTRQLHNALNELGYAQQLRGSMGELPDAQSRLSYIARLTGEAAEKVLSRVELAKAQHDHIASEARRVRAALVADPVAAVAKGEVYNALGDIEGATQEADTHLTEIMMAQDFHDLTGQVIARVVRLASTLEEQLVQLLIQTAPPGSAAPAMPAPEPLQGPVVNPEATPDVVTSQSQVDDLLASLGF
- the cheY gene encoding chemotaxis response regulator CheY, coding for MSSALRFLIVDDFSTMRRIVRNLLKESGYADAEEAEDGVVALNKLRNMKFDFVITDINMPNMNGFQLLVEIKKDEKLKHLPVLMVTAEARKEDIVAAAQQGAAGYIVKPFTKATLEEKITLIIQKLGL
- the motB gene encoding flagellar motor protein MotB, coding for MSEKKLQPIIIKRVKKGGHGHHGGAWKIAYADFVTAMMAFFLLMWLLGSTAKGELQGIAAYFASPLKVAMQGGDGSGNSSSVIPGGGNDLSKVHGQVRRSDSDNATNRRTSLEQARAERARLDAQRIRTLQAKIDSIITENPRLNEYRSQIRIDVTPDGLQIQIVDDQNRPMFDSGSALVKPYMRDILREIGAALGNVENRISLAGHTDATPYGNGDRGYSNWELSADRANASRRELVAAGMPDGKLGRVVGLAASDLLEPQDPRAAINRRITITVLTHEAEERLLGRRNVPLPILPLPQPTAETPDNAAPGPAS
- the motA gene encoding flagellar motor stator protein MotA; protein product: MLVILGYIITFGCVFGVFVAHGGNMDVLLEALPFEMITIGGAAVGSFIVTNQPKVLKATLATLPQVLKGNKYTKARYMELLAMLYAILQKARKEGLMAIEGDVEEPEKSELFKKFPTVGSDHHVVEFTTDYLRMMVSGNLNAHEIESLMDAEIETHHQEAHAPVNALTRLAGALPAFGIVAAVLGVVNTMGSVGQPPAVLGGMIASALVGTFLGILLAYGAVEPLAGLLEQKAEDAAKEFVCIKSTLLASMQGYNPATAIEFGRKVLFSTERPGFLELEAHVKGKK
- the rfbF gene encoding glucose-1-phosphate cytidylyltransferase: MKAVLLAGGLGTRISEESHLRPKPMIEIGGRPILWHIMKIYAAHGINDFIICLGYRGYVIKEYFANYFLHMSDVTFDMVENRMEVHQRHAEPWRVTLVDTGADTLTGGRLRRVREYLAPDEPFCFTYGDGVADLDITAQLAFHRAHGRLATVTAVQPPGRYGALLRQGDQVSGFEEKPRGDGGWINGGFFVLQPQVLELIAGDATSWEEGPIEELAHQGQLQAFEHRGFWQPMDTLRDKNQLEELWASGRAPWKCW